The following are encoded in a window of Mycobacteroides chelonae CCUG 47445 genomic DNA:
- a CDS encoding fluoride efflux transporter FluC has protein sequence MGPNVTGAQREESVRPLHLRPYALLWVFLGGVCGTALRYWFEKMWPATGATWPWGTFAVNLTGAFVLGALLETLTLLGPDGGWRQRARLFVGTGICGAFTTYSAFALEINTLARNGFAGLGVGYALVSIAAGLAAAMAGIVAAAAVLGRYSGGSA, from the coding sequence ATGGGGCCGAATGTGACAGGTGCGCAGCGCGAAGAGTCCGTGCGACCCCTACATCTGCGACCGTATGCACTGCTGTGGGTTTTTCTCGGCGGCGTGTGTGGAACAGCCTTGCGATATTGGTTCGAGAAGATGTGGCCGGCCACCGGCGCGACCTGGCCTTGGGGGACCTTCGCGGTCAACCTGACCGGAGCGTTCGTCCTCGGGGCGCTGCTGGAAACCCTCACACTGCTGGGCCCGGACGGCGGTTGGCGCCAACGCGCCCGGTTGTTTGTGGGCACGGGCATCTGTGGCGCTTTCACCACTTACAGCGCATTCGCCCTGGAGATCAACACTCTCGCCCGCAACGGATTTGCGGGACTGGGCGTGGGGTACGCACTGGTCAGCATCGCGGCCGGTCTGGCCGCCGCCATGGCCGGGATAGTTGCGGCCGCCGCGGTCCTGGGGCGGTACTCGGGAGGTTCCGCGTGA
- a CDS encoding fluoride efflux transporter FluC — translation MTVIAVILAGALGAVARFVVDSLIKHRRTFRFPWATLLINLSGSALIGVVAGAVIFHHSSSALLAVVGTGFCGGYTTFSTASVESVRLLERREWSLALYNTFGTLLGTVGACGAGLALAWSIA, via the coding sequence GTGACGGTTATCGCCGTGATTCTCGCCGGGGCTTTGGGTGCGGTAGCGCGCTTCGTCGTCGATTCCCTCATCAAGCATCGCCGGACCTTCCGCTTCCCATGGGCGACGCTCCTCATCAACCTCAGTGGATCGGCCCTTATCGGCGTGGTGGCGGGCGCAGTGATCTTCCACCATTCGTCGTCGGCCCTGCTGGCTGTCGTGGGGACTGGGTTCTGCGGCGGCTATACGACCTTCAGCACCGCGAGTGTGGAGTCGGTCAGGCTTCTCGAGCGGCGCGAATGGTCACTCGCCCTGTACAACACGTTCGGCACGCTGCTGGGCACCGTCGGTGCCTGTGGCGCGGGACTAGCGCTGGCGTGGTCGATAGCGTGA
- a CDS encoding universal stress protein has product MTESPGVHVVVGWDRHPPSTAALRFGIDMARRLGACVHVVHILDMDDEPMDLDTDSWETQAGNAVTAAEAEAVEQLAGQEVAWKYHRAQGPAAAALLGVAQQYEAMMIILGSPRGGLASALDALLGQSVSHRLIGAKRVPLVLVPAS; this is encoded by the coding sequence ATGACCGAATCGCCAGGCGTGCACGTGGTAGTCGGATGGGACAGACACCCGCCGAGCACTGCCGCGCTGCGCTTCGGGATCGATATGGCCCGCCGCCTGGGCGCGTGCGTGCACGTGGTGCACATCCTCGATATGGACGACGAGCCGATGGACCTCGACACCGACAGCTGGGAAACTCAGGCGGGCAACGCTGTTACCGCTGCGGAGGCCGAGGCTGTCGAACAGCTTGCGGGCCAGGAAGTGGCGTGGAAGTACCACCGCGCGCAGGGTCCCGCCGCCGCCGCGCTTCTGGGCGTGGCGCAGCAGTATGAGGCGATGATGATCATTCTGGGTAGCCCCCGGGGAGGGTTGGCGTCCGCGCTGGATGCGTTGCTCGGGCAGTCGGTGTCGCATCGCCTCATCGGTGCGAAGCGAGTCCCGCTCGTTCTCGTGCCCGCTAGCTGA
- a CDS encoding GNAT family N-acetyltransferase: MSSKSDVRPVVDLGPVTIGGVTVLLRPPRLADGPSWRETALAFTERLSPAFNRDDMDWESAHSPLIWVDTWRSALTDARAGGVSYLLVRIDDGTERVVGHFSMTGTDPRTGGAEISSWAVDVPSAVSGWAQLVTVLSAFEGNPAIPHALAPVAVANIRANRFCESMGWTQLQTRRALRKYDGQVSDHHMWVLANTAEYRDWVRQRLTEIPVTRTHLAPAVSRRPDAGYLAAWVRFAAIRARQRISATLRPAPTESSLETSTTHGEVVHIAPAGRGQFRVAVAERTAGLIDVYVDVGTSTTELVPRFEQWVSRDAGACALSALASHVAAGPEGSRRTVIAVGGGDSTLADQLARRGFVDEGEAPPTLGDDGAARRMWTLLAGPHPK; this comes from the coding sequence GTGTCTAGCAAATCCGACGTCCGGCCCGTCGTGGACCTTGGGCCGGTCACGATCGGCGGGGTGACGGTACTGCTGCGGCCGCCCCGGCTCGCGGACGGGCCATCCTGGCGGGAGACCGCGCTGGCTTTCACCGAGCGGCTTTCACCGGCGTTCAATCGTGACGACATGGACTGGGAGAGTGCGCATTCACCCCTTATCTGGGTGGACACCTGGCGTTCGGCGCTTACCGATGCGCGTGCCGGCGGAGTCTCATATCTGCTGGTAAGGATCGATGACGGCACCGAGAGGGTCGTTGGGCACTTCTCGATGACCGGCACGGATCCGCGAACCGGGGGCGCCGAGATCTCCAGTTGGGCGGTCGACGTACCCTCGGCCGTCAGCGGGTGGGCGCAGCTGGTCACGGTGCTCTCTGCCTTCGAGGGAAACCCTGCCATTCCACACGCGTTGGCCCCCGTGGCGGTAGCGAACATCCGCGCAAACAGATTCTGTGAATCTATGGGCTGGACCCAGCTACAGACACGTCGTGCTCTGCGTAAATACGACGGGCAGGTTTCAGACCACCACATGTGGGTGCTCGCCAATACGGCCGAGTACCGAGATTGGGTGAGGCAGCGCCTCACGGAAATTCCCGTCACGAGAACACATCTCGCGCCCGCCGTGTCCCGCAGGCCGGACGCTGGATACCTCGCGGCATGGGTCCGATTCGCGGCGATTCGCGCCCGTCAGCGGATCAGTGCCACACTGCGGCCCGCACCGACTGAGTCCTCACTCGAAACCTCCACCACCCATGGGGAAGTGGTGCATATCGCCCCGGCTGGTCGCGGGCAGTTCCGGGTGGCGGTGGCTGAGCGCACCGCCGGTTTGATTGACGTCTATGTCGACGTCGGCACGTCCACGACGGAATTGGTGCCACGATTCGAGCAGTGGGTGTCCCGCGATGCCGGCGCATGCGCGCTGTCGGCACTCGCAAGCCATGTCGCCGCTGGCCCCGAGGGATCGCGCCGGACGGTCATTGCCGTCGGCGGCGGGGATAGCACGCTTGCTGACCAGCTCGCCCGCCGTGGTTTTGTCGATGAGGGTGAGGCGCCGCCAACCTTGGGGGACGATGGTGCCGCGCGGCGTATGTGGACTCTGTTGGCGGGCCCGCATCCTAAATAG
- a CDS encoding GNAT family N-acetyltransferase, which produces MLASDRPTPTSLGPVEIDGMTVMLRTPRLSDGSSWRETNLRYEKRLAPAFGHPDMPWSTAHSPYMWIHTWKQALSDAARGWVSYLLVHLDGGREHVVGHLAMAGRHPRTGGTEVSTWTAGVPHSVTRWAQASLIIAGFEADPHVPHAVAPLAVENIAVQRLAQSVGWSKLQTCRRLRVYDGKPTDHQIWFQGNTVENVAALRRTRDAFSGNITNWISGRRAAASWSDLLARGRYELRNCGQRIAADTNNSVAVAVSGTSLGSVEIAVDPGSSTTELIGRPRPDVSEDELTATIADLAGRLISTPSPTRRIVVAVREEDRRLTEALAVHGFRNEGRTLPTLGDASTNRQLWASVRDN; this is translated from the coding sequence GTGCTCGCAAGCGATCGACCCACTCCGACATCCCTGGGTCCGGTTGAAATCGACGGTATGACGGTCATGCTGCGCACTCCGCGGCTCTCCGATGGCTCATCGTGGCGAGAAACCAACCTGCGCTACGAAAAGCGGCTGGCACCGGCGTTCGGCCATCCGGATATGCCGTGGTCGACAGCGCATTCGCCCTACATGTGGATTCACACCTGGAAGCAGGCCCTCTCCGATGCCGCGCGTGGCTGGGTCTCGTATCTGCTCGTACATCTCGATGGAGGCCGCGAACACGTCGTCGGCCACTTGGCCATGGCGGGACGACATCCGCGGACGGGGGGCACCGAGGTATCAACATGGACCGCCGGTGTTCCACATAGCGTCACCAGGTGGGCACAGGCATCGCTCATCATCGCTGGATTCGAGGCCGATCCCCATGTTCCGCACGCGGTGGCACCGCTTGCGGTGGAGAACATCGCGGTGCAGCGACTTGCCCAGTCGGTGGGCTGGTCGAAGCTGCAGACATGCCGCCGCCTGCGCGTGTATGACGGAAAGCCCACCGATCATCAGATCTGGTTTCAGGGCAACACCGTCGAGAACGTGGCCGCATTACGCCGCACGCGAGATGCCTTCTCCGGCAACATCACCAACTGGATATCGGGTCGCCGCGCGGCGGCCTCCTGGAGCGATCTGCTGGCGCGCGGGCGCTACGAACTGCGCAACTGCGGACAGCGTATCGCCGCCGATACGAATAATTCAGTCGCGGTGGCGGTTTCGGGGACATCTCTGGGATCTGTCGAGATCGCTGTCGACCCGGGCAGCTCCACCACGGAGCTCATTGGCAGGCCGCGTCCTGATGTATCCGAGGATGAGCTCACCGCGACCATCGCAGATCTTGCGGGACGCTTGATTAGCACTCCTTCGCCCACGAGGCGGATCGTCGTCGCGGTGCGCGAGGAGGATCGGCGCTTGACCGAGGCTCTCGCCGTACACGGTTTCCGCAACGAGGGGCGCACCCTGCCGACCCTGGGCGATGCATCCACGAACCGTCAGTTGTGGGCCAGCGTCCGCGACAACTAG
- a CDS encoding DUF6194 family protein, which yields MDEGAIIEYIVTTFPDLQHEVVRGNWFFFQSTERQLPVITLMSNEAFDTYSDLGRPHVYRLNIGVSGDTFVKVVPGQDEAIEPDYTAFDQVLPHPEYGGAKWVCVVNPGEDTFAEVLRPLLAEAYARGRDD from the coding sequence ATGGATGAGGGCGCCATCATCGAATACATCGTCACAACCTTTCCGGATCTGCAGCACGAGGTGGTGCGGGGCAATTGGTTCTTCTTCCAGAGCACCGAACGTCAGCTGCCGGTTATCACCCTGATGTCGAACGAGGCATTCGATACGTACTCCGACCTTGGACGACCGCACGTCTACCGGCTCAACATCGGCGTCAGCGGTGACACCTTCGTCAAGGTCGTGCCCGGTCAGGACGAAGCGATCGAGCCCGATTACACCGCGTTCGACCAGGTGCTTCCGCATCCCGAGTACGGCGGCGCCAAATGGGTGTGTGTGGTCAATCCGGGTGAGGACACGTTCGCCGAGGTGCTGCGGCCACTGCTGGCCGAGGCGTACGCACGCGGTCGTGACGACTAG
- a CDS encoding competence/damage-inducible protein A yields the protein MLRAGIVVTGTEVLTGRVADANGPWLSEHLREVGVDVAHICVCGDRREDLTAQLRFLADQGVDLIVTSGGLGPTADDMTLPTVAEFAGTTLIFDNILEAAIMNRLRPIADRWENVDWEALRVGIAKQALVPARGEVLDPVGTAPGAIMSADGVLIVVLPGPPHELQRMWPSALDAAPLRALLGEDVTAIEQTTLRLYGITEPDIAETLRLAEGELGSLAALEITTCLRRSEVEVVTRFEVDAHPLWTRLHEFIQARHGAALFSTDGSTVDEVVAWLLNGRRLAVAESCTAGLLGARIADVPGSSEYFLGGVISYANDVKIVQLQVDPQLLADHGAVSPQVAEAMAEGALMALGADIAVSTTGVAGPGGGTAEKPVGTVCFCVKTSAGDKADLRVVIPGDRNQIRERATTVALHLLRRLLQR from the coding sequence ATGTTGCGAGCGGGAATCGTCGTCACGGGTACGGAGGTCCTCACCGGGCGTGTTGCCGACGCAAACGGTCCATGGCTGTCCGAACACCTGCGGGAAGTGGGCGTGGATGTGGCACATATCTGCGTGTGTGGGGACCGCAGAGAAGACCTGACAGCGCAGCTGCGGTTTCTCGCCGACCAGGGTGTGGATCTCATCGTCACATCCGGCGGTTTGGGCCCGACGGCCGACGACATGACGCTGCCGACCGTAGCTGAATTTGCCGGTACCACACTAATTTTCGACAATATTCTGGAAGCGGCCATCATGAATCGGCTACGGCCGATCGCGGATCGCTGGGAGAATGTCGACTGGGAAGCACTGCGCGTCGGCATCGCCAAACAGGCGCTTGTCCCGGCCCGGGGCGAGGTGCTTGATCCGGTGGGCACCGCGCCGGGAGCGATCATGAGTGCAGATGGTGTTCTCATCGTGGTCCTGCCCGGGCCGCCGCATGAGCTTCAGCGGATGTGGCCGTCGGCGCTCGACGCCGCGCCTCTCCGGGCGCTCCTCGGCGAGGATGTCACCGCCATCGAGCAGACCACGCTGCGTCTCTACGGAATCACCGAGCCGGATATTGCCGAGACACTGCGCCTTGCTGAGGGCGAGTTGGGAAGCCTTGCCGCGCTGGAGATCACCACCTGCCTGCGACGCAGCGAGGTCGAGGTGGTCACCCGCTTCGAGGTCGATGCGCACCCATTGTGGACGCGCCTGCATGAGTTCATCCAGGCCCGGCATGGAGCGGCACTGTTCTCTACTGATGGCTCGACCGTCGATGAAGTGGTGGCCTGGCTGCTGAACGGGAGGCGCCTGGCGGTGGCGGAGTCATGCACGGCGGGACTTCTGGGCGCACGCATCGCCGATGTCCCGGGCTCTTCTGAGTACTTCCTGGGCGGGGTCATCAGTTACGCCAATGACGTCAAAATCGTTCAGCTGCAGGTGGATCCGCAGCTACTGGCAGATCACGGCGCAGTGTCACCCCAGGTCGCCGAGGCCATGGCGGAGGGCGCGCTGATGGCACTGGGCGCTGATATCGCGGTGTCGACCACGGGTGTGGCAGGCCCGGGCGGTGGTACGGCGGAGAAGCCGGTGGGCACGGTGTGTTTCTGTGTCAAGACTTCTGCGGGGGATAAGGCCGACCTTCGCGTCGTTATCCCGGGAGATCGCAACCAGATTCGTGAGCGTGCGACCACTGTCGCCCTGCATTTGTTGCGTCGGTTGCTGCAGCGCTAG
- a CDS encoding GlxA family transcriptional regulator, which yields MGTKTVAALALDGVITYDLACAVQMFRRGPGRAGQPDGFDLVTCGHRPGSVWTPDGFNLEVEHGIDALETADVVVVPARAPHDYPPPDDVLTALVTAHERGAVILSICLGAFVLAAAGLLDGRPATTHWEYCQDMRTLYPQVDLRPDALYVDDGDILTSAGLSAGMDLCLHVLRRELGAAAASEMARWNVMAPHRDGGQAQFIPPPRISHDSAGLGPTLSWASECLAEIDDVSTLARHAHLSLRTFNRRFGEEVGTTPKRWLDVQRATRARELLENTDLTMESIAAQCGFGSVTAMRTHLRRVTATTPSAYRRAFRR from the coding sequence ATGGGCACCAAGACGGTGGCGGCACTGGCGCTCGATGGCGTCATCACCTACGACCTGGCATGTGCCGTGCAGATGTTTCGCCGGGGGCCGGGGCGTGCCGGTCAGCCGGACGGCTTCGACCTGGTGACCTGCGGCCATCGCCCGGGCAGCGTGTGGACACCGGATGGTTTCAATCTCGAAGTGGAACACGGTATCGATGCGCTGGAAACCGCCGATGTCGTCGTCGTTCCCGCGCGCGCTCCACACGACTATCCGCCACCGGATGACGTCTTGACCGCACTGGTGACCGCACACGAACGCGGTGCCGTGATCCTAAGTATCTGCCTGGGTGCGTTTGTCCTAGCGGCAGCCGGGTTGCTGGATGGGCGCCCTGCCACCACGCATTGGGAGTACTGCCAGGACATGCGCACGCTGTACCCGCAGGTCGATCTGCGGCCCGATGCGCTGTACGTCGACGACGGGGACATCCTCACCTCGGCGGGGCTTTCCGCAGGGATGGACCTGTGTCTGCATGTGCTGCGACGAGAACTGGGCGCCGCCGCGGCGTCGGAGATGGCGCGGTGGAATGTCATGGCTCCACACCGCGATGGTGGCCAGGCCCAATTCATCCCGCCCCCAAGGATTTCTCATGATTCGGCTGGGCTCGGTCCGACCTTGAGCTGGGCATCGGAGTGTCTCGCCGAGATCGACGATGTATCGACACTGGCACGGCACGCACACTTGAGCCTGCGCACATTCAACCGGCGATTCGGCGAGGAAGTCGGTACGACTCCCAAGCGGTGGCTCGACGTACAGCGGGCCACCCGTGCCCGCGAATTGCTCGAGAACACCGATCTGACTATGGAATCCATTGCCGCACAGTGCGGGTTCGGCAGTGTCACCGCCATGCGGACACATCTGCGC